The genomic interval CTATCCAGAAGTCTGGGTTCTGAGTACAACGACACATATGTATGTAATCTTCTTATTAGAATCTAACAACAATGgcgataccgcgttctaataaactactagcgccatctattagcGGGCCACACGAACTTATTTTACATAGTTGTGTTACACAATTAAATTTTTGTTACATAACCTCATTGCATGTAGAAACATCCTGTGTGGTGCGTTGTCCGCCGCATCACTGTACGTGTAGTCGCCGAGAATGGTGTGACCGATAGCAGCACAGTGCACACGTAGCTGGTGACGACGACCTACGaaaataaacatcatcatcatcagcccattaacgtccccactgctggggcacgggccttccctatggatggatagggagatcgggtcttaaaccatcacgcgggcgcagtgcgaattgatggttattaacgactgctaatgcagccgggaccaacagattaacgtgccttccgaagcacggaggagctcgagatgaaaactttttttcttgTAGTCTCGCATCCTATGAGCGgcccttgcgaaagttgcttaacttcaacaatcgcagaccgagcgcgtttaccgctgcgccaccgagctcctcacgaaaataaacaaataatcatcatcattactaaGACTATTACTGTCACTCCTGCCCTCGCGGGACGGCAACCACGCCGTacgcgacgcgaattatatcgatggCTTCTACCAacagccgtacgacgtctatctaataataataataataaaaaagtttatttaggtaaaacctacgacacacatacacatttacaacattaaaatatacacacattcatatttagttggaaaacataaaggaaataacacgcataatgggccacccaTGTGTCTAAATGCTAAAGGACATACACATTCATATTACtcagatagcattcgctgcgtttattggtcaagCTGTAATATAATACGCGCCGGGAACTTTAACTACATGTTCATTAACAATTCTCTCACATTCTTACCTGTGATTGGATTAAGAAGCACGACGGATACAGGATCTTTATCATAGTATCCAGTCTCCAGTAAAAACATGCGGGTATGAGCAACTCGCGGCAAAACGCAAGACTTGCACGATGGTGTTTTACGCACCAACATTCTATGACTTGTCTGTGCTGTTAAAGGATCTAGACCTGCGAAAACAACACTATAACCATTATCCGCTTCCTTGGAATGTATAAAATTCTGAATCTATTCCGTCAAGCTGCAGTGCAAAATTTCCATTGTCTTCGTTACTTTCTTACTTGGTCTTACTTTTTCACGTTTATTTTCGGATCTTAGGATTATAATCGCTTCGTGCGTAAAGAAAAGgtcgctgttttttttttgacgtgacctattgtagacttgccgtagatggcattaactacttggccggaaaaaggTCGCTGTttatgacgaccggttgccatacaaccatgaagttgaagttgaaggtCGCTGtagctatcatcatcatcaggttaGATGTCtttttagagaagcgactgcctgtctgactttccaactagaagggaaaatcagcctaaTTCCAGTTTAGGTTACCTACGTACTTCCGAAAACATACCGCTCCGCTGTAGCTGTAATGGCAAAAAATCAAACCTGGACTTTGCTTACCAACATCATATTCAATATCGCACAATTCATGCTGTACATGGCCTCTGACTAAGGCTAAATAATATTTCTTAGTTTCCCGCTTCTCAAATAACTTTCCCGCGCGACCAGCTGCAGTTTTATTCTTAGCTATGCATAGGACACCACTCGTTGAGTAGTCTAATCTCTGGACGAAATGGATGGGGTTCACAGAAGTT from Pectinophora gossypiella chromosome 29, ilPecGoss1.1, whole genome shotgun sequence carries:
- the LOC126379581 gene encoding RNA pseudouridylate synthase domain-containing protein 1-like, producing the protein MAVEILYESDNFLVVNKPYDMYINSDDENEKNTVTHHIASGDSHLSTSVNPIHFVQRLDYSTSGVLCIAKNKTAAGRAGKLFEKRETKKYYLALVRGHVQHELCDIEYDVGLDPLTAQTSHRMLVRKTPSCKSCVLPRVAHTRMFLLETGYYDKDPVSVVLLNPITGRRHQLRVHCAAIGHTILGDYTYSDAADNAPHRMFLHAMRLVLPVDGEHLDIQTTDPFFSDKKFTDRWKSCKKYHKFQSKEDFLLICDIVDKVYVLGVRYKRFVCKDK